A segment of the Bacillus sp. es.034 genome:
ATCAAGGATTCCCTTGGTTCCACCGTTAAGCGCTAAACATACAAAAGACGGACGTCACAGGGCAGTCAGAATCGCATTCTCCAGTTAGGTGAATTTGAATCTGTTGTGCCATCTAGACGTCCGTCTTCATGAATGGACATAAAAAAGCACAGATTATAAACATAACCTGTGCTCGTGGATTCATATGAAATCGTTAAGGAGTTACTGGTCATGTGATGATATGAAATTGATTTGAAAAGTCGCTGCTGCTCCCTGAGATCCGTACACTTTCATCATCACAAACCCTCCATTCGTTAGCGTTTTTTATTCCATTAATAACCATACTATAGGACCTTAATTGTGTCAATATTATTTTTATTGATAATTTTCTATATACTATGAGTTTCTTCTGTATTCGTGAACCATCTTTCCTCTACTTCACTACCGTCTTATCATTCCACTTGATTTCCTTTTCTCCTAAAAACTTTTTTGGCGAATATGAAATAAAAAATGAGGGGCATCGGGCACTGAATGAGTCCCCAAATTCCCCAGAACCAATACTGATGTCCATTCTTACGTGCATCGATGAATAAATAGATGCTTTGGACCAAAAGCAGGGGAATGACAATCAACAAGATATAAAGCTCTTCTCTTGTCATGTCCGTTTCACCTTTTTCGTATAAGTCAACCCAATAAATATCAAAGCTCCTGCGAAAATGAGAACCTGAAGGAGAAGAAATAGAATCGGCATTTGAAACAAAGTAAGAGAGAAAACGGTCAGTAGGCAGCCAGCTAGAAGAAGAAAGAGTATCATATCTCGTTTAAATCTTGCTTTTAACCGTTCTTGCTGATCCTCGACCAACTGCTCAAACCATTGCAGAGACGGAGTACTTTCCTCTACTCCACGATCAATGGATCGAAAGCCTTCATCTATCAATTCCTTTAGTTCATCATGTACATGTTTGTTGTTCATCTATTTTCAACTCCTTTCTCATCCTTGTAATTCCGTGATGGACCCTGGATTTAACGGTCCCAGGCGGCAGATCAGTCATTTGCCCGATCTCCTCGTAAGAGTATCCATAATAGTGTTTCAATATAATAGGAAGCCTCACCTCATCTGAAAGCCGGCCCAGTGCGGCTAATGCATCATTCCACTCTTCGTTTCTCGATTCCATTTCCCACTTGAGCTTTCTACCACTCATTTCTTCCCTTTTCCAATCCTTTTCTCTTTTGCTTTTGCGCTGAAGATCGATATACCGATTTGTGGCGATCGTGATCAGCCAGGAGGAAAACTTGGATTTCCCGTTGTATTGTTGGATTTTCTCCACACACTTAGCCATTGTGTCCTGAGCAAGCTCCTCTGCCAGATCACGATTCATCGTTACTTTGATCAAATACTTCACTAAAAAGGGGTAATGTTCTCTAAATAGAAGAGCAAAGGCTTCATGGTTCCCTTTTTTCGCTTGCATAATCCATTTTTTCTCTTCCATCCTTTACTTTCCTTTCTATCCCCCGGCAGGTGAGTTCATTGATAAGACGTATATAAAGAAAAAACGTTCATAAAATGATTATACTTTTTTATATTTTTTTCATTCTTTTTTTAATATCTGTTATGGAAATTTCTTTTCTATCCTTCCAAACCACATCATTTTCAAATGAAGAAAGAGATGCATTATATGAAAATACCCTCCTGAATCATCTTGCCCAATTCGGGAGGGGGATTGCTTTAACTATTTAAAACAGCAGATTGTGTTTGGTCTTGTTTGACGTATTTAGGAAGGATGATGGTGTAGAAAACGGCTACGGTGATGAGGCAGCCTCCGACGAGCCAGTAGAGCATTTCAACTGTGATCACAGACGGGAATGTCATGGCAATGACTCCCAGGGTGATGGATTGTGAGAGCATCATAAGTGGATTGATCCATCCCTGTACCCTCCCCATCATCTTAGGGTCAATGATACTTGGCATCCAGCCCCCGATTGCAATGTTAACAAGTGGCAATCCGAGTGCGGCAATGAAAATGATCATCAGAAAAAGCCAGGTGGTCGGGGCAAACGATGCTGCGATGATAAAGGTACCCGATATCACGAGACCTGCCACGATCAATACATGAAACTTGAATTTCTGGGTGAGCATGGAGGAGAAGATACTGCCGATCAGGACTCCTGCCCCGAAGGCAACCCCTAATAGAATTGAATATTCTTCATAGGAATCGGGAGCCAATTTATATTTCAATATAAAGATAGGAATCACCGAAAACCCGCCATTCACGATTCCGAATACAACAAACCCGCCAATCAACGATAAAAGGAGCTTATGGTTCAGGATATACTTCATACCAGCTGTAAAGTCTTTCGAGACAGATTGGATGTTCAAGTCTTTCCACGAATGTTTTCCATTTGGGAGCCTGACTTCTTCAGGAATGACACATTTTTTGATCAAGATCGCTGAAACCACAAACGTAATGAAATCCACCGCAATGGCACCATAAATCCCGGTGGTCCAATAGACAAAGATCGCAACGGCATTTCCAAGTAGCATAAACAGGCTCATCACCATTTGGTTCAGCCCTGCAGCAGTAGAATAATCATCCTTAGAGAGTACACCCTGCAGGATTCCTTGTTCTGCCGGGAAGAAAAATTTCTGGACACCGCTTCTCAGGAAGAGAACCGTAAAAATAAGCGGAAGCCAGCCTATAAAGATGGCACCGAATAATAATAATGTGAGAAAAGCACTGATCGTATCACAGTGATACGCAATTTTTTGGCGGTCCAGTCTGTCAGCGAACACGCCTACAAGGAAAAACACGAGAAGAGTCGGTAGTGAATACATCATTTCCGTAACCGATGCATACATGGGCTGGTCAGAAAATCGATCCAGAAGATAAAACATAAACGCCGTCAGACCGATCACACTTCCCATATGCGAAGTGAAGTTTGCGAAGAATAATTTTAAAAATATTGGATTCTTAAAGATTTCAATCATTTTTTTCATAACATCCGTCCCCCATCATTATGTAACTATCTTTATCATATGGAAATAGCCTTAAAGACAGTAGGGGCTCCTGGTGGTTTTTTCCTCCGTCTCGGGTCGGATAAGGTTTAGGCGCCCCTGCAAATCATTCAAATTCAATAAAAATAGCCCGGAACACCAAGGCTCCGGGCTACTCTTTCTTTCAATCACTGTTCAAATGTCCCTTTCACGATCGCTTCCCCGTTCTCCACCATCAGTTTTCCCCTCGCGAAGACCGTATTCACGTCAAGGGTTTCCTGATCCAATAGGACAAGATCAGCGTCCTTTTCGACTTCCACGTGACCTTTTTGCTTTAGTTTCAGTATTTTCGCAGGATTCGAGGTGATGACCCTGATTGCTGTTTCCAATGGGATGTTTTCCACCAGAACGGCGTCCTTCACTTCATCATAGAGGCTTGACACCTGACCGATCTGCAGTCCGATCAGTTCTCCATCACTATCAAAATTCGGCAGACTTGCTTGTCCATCGGAAGTGTAAGTGATTTGTTCCACCGGTACGCCCGCATCGAGCATGCGTTTAAGTGCCTTACTGCATTTCACTTCCCCATCTTCAAGAAACTGAGGGATGGTACTCGTCGTAAAGTCTACATATCCACCTTTAAGGGCATATTGAATCCCTGCTTCAAAGAGATGGGCATTCCGGTTGATATGAGTCGGATAGAACTGCTTGATCGGAATATCCGTTGTCTCGACAATCTTTTCCAACAGGTCCAGATGATCATAACTATCCCCGACGTGAACATTGACAATCCCGGCTTTCCCGGACAGCATCCCTCCGATCCTTGCGGCGGAAGCAATTTTTGCTAATTCGTTTACCGTCGGCTGAGATGAGCGATGATCGGCAATCGCCACTTCACCCACACCAATGATTCTATCCACTAGCATGATATCATCTTCAATCTTTCCGGTAAGTGTTTTCAAAGGTACCTGGTATGAACCGGTTTGCGTATAACAGGTTATCCCTTCTTCCTCAAGCCCCTTCGCTTTGGCTATGAGGCTTGCCATCTTCCTCGTCGTCCCGTCTGTGCCGATGACACCGACAAGAGTGGTGATTCCCGTGAGAGTGGCCTGGGTCAATTGGATTTCAGGGGTTCTTGTCCGGAAGCTCCCTTCGCCCCCTCCGCCCATAATATGGACGTGGGAGTCGATGAATCCGGGTACAATATATTTCCCGGTTGCATCCACCACTTTTATATCCACAAATTGACCGGGAAGTGCAATCTTGTCTTCAATGAATCCTATTTTATCCCCTACCAGGAGGATATCCTTTTTCCCTAGATATGCTGGAGCATAAACTTCCCCGTTTTGTATAAGTGTTAACATGATGTTTGCCCCTTTCACTATTTATTCATAATGTAGCCTGGCCCGAAGATGGCTGATTAAAAGCCAATGAGCGTTGCTGTAATGACAAAGATGGATGATAGGACGAATAGTATAAGCATGAATTTAATGATGAATTTCGCCCACACAGCCCAGTCGACCCTGGCTGCCCCGAGGGTCCCCATAAGGGCGGCAGAAGTCGGAACCAGGATATTCGTTAATCCATCCCCCAGTTGGAAAGCGAGTACCGATACTTGACGCGTGACGCCTGCGATATCGGAAAGCGGGGCCATCAACGGCATCGTGAGCGCCGCTTGACCAGAACCGGAGACCACGAAGAAGTTGAATACAGATTGGAATACATACATACACCATGCAGAGATGGCTTCCGGGAAATCACCGACTACCTGCCCTGCACCATATAATACGGTGTTCAATACAGATGGTGCGTCCGGTACGTCTCCACCAAGGATGATGACGATCCCTTTTGCCATCCCAACCACCAAAGCTGCAGGAAGAAGATCTTTTGCACCATCGATGAAGCCGTTCGCTACATCATCCCAATTCATTCCATTTAATTTAAACAGTACCCCTATTACCCCTGCAACTAAGCCTATTGTGAAGAATTGGCTTGCAATTTCAGGAATGTAGTAGGCGTGTTCCACTACTCCCCAAATGATCCAGGCGATCCCCACTGCCACTGTAAGGATGACGAGGAAATGTCCCAAAGTGAATTTGGCATTTAGTTGTTCCACTTTACCTTCTTTTCTGAAATACTCATCCGTTTTATAAGAAAGACTTCGTTTAGGATCCTTCTTGATCGCATTGGCATATCTCCAAGTATAAATGATCCCCACCAGTGTGAAGACAACCCACATGGCAATTCGGAAGCCTGCCCCTGATAATACCGGAACACCTGAAACTCCCTGTGCGATCGCTACACCAAATGGATTCATCCATGAAGTGGCAAATCCGATCTGAGTGGCTACATACGTGATCATGATGCCCGTGATGGCATCATATCCGATGGCAATCATGATCGGAACGAGGATCATGGCAAACGCGATGGCCTCTTCCCCCATACCAAAAACGGCTCCACCCAATGAAAATAAGAAGAACATGATCGGAATGATAAGGGACTCCTTCCCCTTGGTCCGATCGATTACTTTCAAGATCCCTTCTTCGATCGCCCTTGTTTTCATGATGATTCCGAAGGCTCCCCCGATAATGAGGATAAAAGCCACTACCCCAACGGCCGAGCCCCATTTATCCCCTGATACAAGACCTTCAAATACATAATTCAGGAGACCGATCCCCCCACCAGGTTCAAAAAGGCTTGTTCCTTCCCTGATCAGGTTTCCATCCTCATCTTTTAAATAACTGAACGAATCCGGATCCAGGACTGTTTTCGTTTGTTCTTCCCCATTCTGCATATACGTGATCTCTTCTGTTGCAAATTGCCCCTTAGGTATGACATACGTTAATATGGCAGCCGCAAGTACGACGAAAAACACAATGATAAATGTATGCGGCACCTTCCAAGCTTTTTGTTCTCTCTCCATTTCTTTTCCCCCCGTTTGACAGATTAATATCCTACATTTTCTTACATGCAAGTTCCATGCCAATCCATTATTATCTGAAAATACAAACTTCAATCCCGCTAATGGTTGAAATAGGTTAGAATATAGATAACCAAAAACCTTTTGTTAACCATAAGGAGGATTCAAATGAAACGTGAATTAATTCTATTAGCCGGCACAAAGGAAACAGAGAGAGCCCTGAAGGAACAGTTACAGTCCGTTTTTGGCGAACTGATCCATATTACCAGTTATGCCTGTGATGAGGGGATTGCATCCTTTTTCACAAATGAGCTGATTGTATATTCTTCTGCGCTGATCGACCCTGAAGTACAGGAATATATCGATTTCGATTCCTGTACCATCATCAAAGCACGCCGCACGGTGAACTACGAATACATAGACCGTATATTTGAGTTACCTCCCGGAAAGAAGATCCTTTATGTGAATGATTTCATCGAGACGGCCCAAGAAGCCGTCGCCACTCTGAAACGTCTCGGGATTGATCATGTGGACTATATTCCCTACTCCCCATCAGGAGGAGGGAATATGAAACAAATTGATACCGCTGTTTCTCCAGGGGAGATGGCAAGCATCCCCTCTTCCATTTCCCAAAAAATCGATATAGGCGTCAGACTGATTGATTTGAATACAATCATGAAAATCATCCATCACTTTCAGTTATCAGAGAGATTGACCTTTGATATCACAGATCGTTATACAAGGAAAATCATCGAGCTCAGCCAAAAGCTCGGTGCCATCAACCGTCGAGCCAAAACATTAAACAAATTTTTAAATAAAGTGGTCGATGGAGTTAACGACGGGATCCTCGCCTTTCAGGAGGATGGGGAAATCACCGTCTTCAATGAAGTGCTCGAAAGAATGATCGGGATCACCGCCGCTCACGCTAAGGGTAAGAAATTGAGCAGGGTGTTTAAAAACATCGAACTTAATCATTTTCTGACCTCGGAGCAGGATGAAGATTTGGAATACTTCACCCTTCGACAGCAGAATGTCATGGTATATCGTTTCCGTTTGGAAGCTGAGGGTGTCATTGTCGCTACTTTCAAAGATATGGAAGAGACCATTGAAATGGAGAAAGTGCGGAAACGCGAGCTGCAACGAAGGGGTTATATCGCTAAGTATACATTCGACAGCATATTAGGGAACAGCCATCTTATTAACGACACAAAGTTGATTGCAGAAAAACTCGCAATAAGCGAGCTGCCGGTATTGATTTACGGTGAGACAGGGACTGGGAAAGAGCTGTTTTCCAGCGCCATGCACAATGATTCTTCACGGAAGAACAGTCCATACCTCGCTGTTAACTGCAGCGCCTTGCCGGAAGACCTATTGGAAAGTGAATTATTCGGTTATGAGGAAGGAGCCTTTACGGGGGCGAAAAAGGGCGGCAAAAAGGGCTTATTCGAACAAGCCGATGGAGGCACCCTGTTCCTTGATGAAATAGGTGATATCAGCTTAAAGCTTCAGGCGAGACTCCTAAGGGTCCTTCAGGAAATGGAAATCAGAAGAATCGGAGGAAACAAAAATATCCCGGTGGATGTTCGGATCATCGCTGCTACAAACAAGGATCTTCAAGCCTTAATCATTAAAGGTACGCTCCGGGAAGACCTCTATCATCGATTAAAAGTGTTATCCTTACAGCTTCCAAGCCTCAGGGAAAGAAGTGAAGATATCCCCCTCCTTATCGAACACTTCCTCGGTATGGAGCATAGTAAAATCACCACGATCGACCGCGGCGTATTGGAAGCCATGAAGAAAGCTCCGTGGAAGGGAAATATCCGGGAACTAAAAAATACACTCCTATATATGATGACCGTCGCCGGGCACAACAGGCTGACACTCCAAGAATTACCGAGAAATGATCATAATTTCACTGATATAGAGCAAACTAACGGTACCTATTCTCCATCGGGAATCACCATGTCTAAATCCCAGGAGTATATCAACATTCTGACAGCATTAAAGGGATTCTTTGGAAACGGAGAGAGGGCAAGCAGGGAAAAGATCCATTCTTCCCTCCAACAAAGTCCGACCCCGCTCTCCGTTCAACAGATCAGGACAAGATTGAGTGAATTACAGGATTTAGGATACGTTTCCATTCAAAGAGGGAGAATCGGAACTGAAATAACACCTGCAGGAGTAAATTGGCTAAACGAAAAGAGGGAGAATGTTTTAACCAGTCGATAACGGGGTATCTTACCTTTAACCGGTTAGATACAAAAAACATTCTTCACGATACAATAAGTCGAGGTGATTTTCATGGTACGTACGATCTTAATGGTCATTGGCGCAATTGTTGTTATTGGCTGGATCATCAGCATGCTTTAAGCGAGACCCTATCAGCCAAACATTATTCTTGCAATTATTTGAGTTATATTATTGAAAGCGAAGGAGCAGAATGGATCTTCCCCCCATTCTGCTCCTTATTTTTATTTCAGAATAATCCACACCCTATCTCGGGAATTTGCCGAAGAAGATTAAAAATTCTTTAAACGGGTAAACAACAGGTATCCCAATGTTGAGGTGATTAACGTGTATAGACATATTCTATTAGCTTACGATGAAACAGATGGCAGTAAAAAAGCATTAGACGAAGTATCGAAATTAATGAAAAGTTCCATAGACTCTAAACTGACCGTGCTTCATATTTCAGACGAAAAGACAGCGAATGAACCCCGTGACAATTTCACACCGACTCATGCACTCGCTGATACGTCACCTGGTTTCGATAACCAGTACATGGGGAATTTATCGGTTTCCCCTGACAACAAAGTCCGTGACGAAGACAGGCATGAAATCAAGACACCTTCTTCCACTCACCCGTATTTAGTAAATGCAAGGGAAAAACTTTCCCCTCTTGGAGTGGATGCCAACTACATTCACCTGTCAGGGTCAGAAGCGAAACGCATTTGTGAATACGCCAAGGAAATACAGGCAGACCTGGTTGTCGTTGGTAGCAGCGGAAAATCCGGCATGAAAAAATGGGTACTCGGAAGTGTAAGCGAAAAAGTCACACAAGACTGTGAATCCAGTGTCCTGGTGGTAAAGTAAACCATCAACAAAGAGGAGGGACGGACCTTGAAAGGTCCGTCCCTCCTCTTTATTATGTATCCTAATCAACCGTTAATTCATCCAACCGTTTACGGCTGCTTTCCTCATCAAAGCTGCTATAGATCCGGTAATCCTCTGCATCGAGTATCCGATAATGTTTGCTGAACAGATTTTGTTGAAGAATGTATTCGTCGGTCTTTTTGATATCCTTCCACCAAATCTTTCCACCAAGTGTCTTTTCCTTCCGATAATCAATGCCTTCCCGGGCGATGGTCTCGATGACTTCGAGTGGTTCTCCACCAAGACTGGTCATCAACGTTTCACTATCCTTGAATAATGCACAAATCGCGACCGCTGCGGTCCAGCTGGCCATCACCCTACCCTTTTCAATCTGCACGAGAGTTTTTTTCGATAGCCCTATGACTGTAGCCATCTTATCCTGCGTATACCCCGCCTCTGTCCGTACCAACCTTAGTTTATCAGAGATGATTAATATGATTTCTTCTTTTGTCATGGTTTCACACCTTAATTGTTTATAGTGTAATATTACACCTATATCATACCTGTTTTCAATCCCAATCAAACATCTTTTATCCAACCCATTGAATTTTGAATACCAATCTATGATTCATTATACTTCTACTTAGAATACGTTAAATAATTTACGTAACCATGTGCTGAAACCAGCATCATTTCAAAGGAGGAATCAAGGTGAAGGATCCCATCATCGTTCTGATCAGGGAGGACTTACGGATTCATGATCACCCTGCTCTCTATGCAGCTTGCCAGGAAGGGAACGTGATCCCCCTTTATATATTGGATGAGGAAGCCCCCCTAGGCGAAGCAAAGAAGTGGTGGCTGCACCGGAATATCGAGACCTACCAACATACCCTTCAATCGATTAACGGCAGACTATGGCTTGATAAAGGGAACGTGGAAGAAGTCCTTTCCCAATGGGTGAAGAACACAAATGCAAAAGCTGTTTACTGGAATCGGATATACGCCCCTGACATTTACCAAAGGGATCGTACGATGGCCGAGTCCTTATCTTCTCAAGGAATCCAAATCAAAACGTTCGAGGGAACCCTTCTTATGCCCCCTTGGAAAATCAAAAAGGATGACGGTACTCCATATAAGGTGTATTCAGCTTATTACCGATCACTCAGGAAAGAAGAAGTCCCTAAACCCCTTCCAGCGCTTAAACGGATGGAAGTTCCACATCTTCAAGACGTTGGAATGGTCCTGAACGATTTGGATCTCCTCCCCTCCATCCCCTGGTATCACATGATGGAAAGCATATGGGACCCTGGTGAAGAAGCTAAATTCAAAAGAATGAACTCATTCCTCACTAAAAGATTAGATGATTATTCTGAAGGTAGAGATTTCCCGGGCATGGGACTGCATTCCACCCTGTCCCCCTATTTGGCTCTCGGGGTCATTTCCGTCAGGAGAATCTATCATACCCTCCTCGATATGGAGAATAAGCCCATGGCAGAGGGGAGCAGAATGGTTTCTTGATACCCTGATTGACGCAGACCTTGCCAACAACTCAATGGGGTGGCAGTGGGTGGCAGGCTCAGGATTTGATGCCGCACCTTACTTCCGCATCTTTAATCCGACCCTTCAAAGTGAAAAGTTTGATGAAGAAGGGATATATATACGGATGTGGGTCCCTGAACTAAGCCGACTCCCAAATCGATATATACACAAACCCTCAGACGCTCCCGAAGATGTGCTGAAAAAAGCAAACATTACCCTTGGAACGGATTATCCATATCCGCTCGTTGATCACAAAGCAGCCAGAAATAG
Coding sequences within it:
- a CDS encoding sigmaY antisigma factor component; its protein translation is MTREELYILLIVIPLLLVQSIYLFIDARKNGHQYWFWGIWGLIQCPMPLIFYFIFAKKVFRRKGNQVE
- a CDS encoding YxlC family protein, which produces MNNKHVHDELKELIDEGFRSIDRGVEESTPSLQWFEQLVEDQQERLKARFKRDMILFLLLAGCLLTVFSLTLFQMPILFLLLQVLIFAGALIFIGLTYTKKVKRT
- the sigY gene encoding RNA polymerase sigma factor SigY; the encoded protein is MEEKKWIMQAKKGNHEAFALLFREHYPFLVKYLIKVTMNRDLAEELAQDTMAKCVEKIQQYNGKSKFSSWLITIATNRYIDLQRKSKREKDWKREEMSGRKLKWEMESRNEEWNDALAALGRLSDEVRLPIILKHYYGYSYEEIGQMTDLPPGTVKSRVHHGITRMRKELKIDEQQTCT
- a CDS encoding MFS transporter; its protein translation is MKKMIEIFKNPIFLKLFFANFTSHMGSVIGLTAFMFYLLDRFSDQPMYASVTEMMYSLPTLLVFFLVGVFADRLDRQKIAYHCDTISAFLTLLLFGAIFIGWLPLIFTVLFLRSGVQKFFFPAEQGILQGVLSKDDYSTAAGLNQMVMSLFMLLGNAVAIFVYWTTGIYGAIAVDFITFVVSAILIKKCVIPEEVRLPNGKHSWKDLNIQSVSKDFTAGMKYILNHKLLLSLIGGFVVFGIVNGGFSVIPIFILKYKLAPDSYEEYSILLGVAFGAGVLIGSIFSSMLTQKFKFHVLIVAGLVISGTFIIAASFAPTTWLFLMIIFIAALGLPLVNIAIGGWMPSIIDPKMMGRVQGWINPLMMLSQSITLGVIAMTFPSVITVEMLYWLVGGCLITVAVFYTIILPKYVKQDQTQSAVLNS
- the iadA gene encoding beta-aspartyl-peptidase yields the protein MLTLIQNGEVYAPAYLGKKDILLVGDKIGFIEDKIALPGQFVDIKVVDATGKYIVPGFIDSHVHIMGGGGEGSFRTRTPEIQLTQATLTGITTLVGVIGTDGTTRKMASLIAKAKGLEEEGITCYTQTGSYQVPLKTLTGKIEDDIMLVDRIIGVGEVAIADHRSSQPTVNELAKIASAARIGGMLSGKAGIVNVHVGDSYDHLDLLEKIVETTDIPIKQFYPTHINRNAHLFEAGIQYALKGGYVDFTTSTIPQFLEDGEVKCSKALKRMLDAGVPVEQITYTSDGQASLPNFDSDGELIGLQIGQVSSLYDEVKDAVLVENIPLETAIRVITSNPAKILKLKQKGHVEVEKDADLVLLDQETLDVNTVFARGKLMVENGEAIVKGTFEQ
- the yfcC gene encoding putative basic amino acid antiporter YfcC encodes the protein MEREQKAWKVPHTFIIVFFVVLAAAILTYVIPKGQFATEEITYMQNGEEQTKTVLDPDSFSYLKDEDGNLIREGTSLFEPGGGIGLLNYVFEGLVSGDKWGSAVGVVAFILIIGGAFGIIMKTRAIEEGILKVIDRTKGKESLIIPIMFFLFSLGGAVFGMGEEAIAFAMILVPIMIAIGYDAITGIMITYVATQIGFATSWMNPFGVAIAQGVSGVPVLSGAGFRIAMWVVFTLVGIIYTWRYANAIKKDPKRSLSYKTDEYFRKEGKVEQLNAKFTLGHFLVILTVAVGIAWIIWGVVEHAYYIPEIASQFFTIGLVAGVIGVLFKLNGMNWDDVANGFIDGAKDLLPAALVVGMAKGIVIILGGDVPDAPSVLNTVLYGAGQVVGDFPEAISAWCMYVFQSVFNFFVVSGSGQAALTMPLMAPLSDIAGVTRQVSVLAFQLGDGLTNILVPTSAALMGTLGAARVDWAVWAKFIIKFMLILFVLSSIFVITATLIGF
- a CDS encoding sigma 54-interacting transcriptional regulator; its protein translation is MKRELILLAGTKETERALKEQLQSVFGELIHITSYACDEGIASFFTNELIVYSSALIDPEVQEYIDFDSCTIIKARRTVNYEYIDRIFELPPGKKILYVNDFIETAQEAVATLKRLGIDHVDYIPYSPSGGGNMKQIDTAVSPGEMASIPSSISQKIDIGVRLIDLNTIMKIIHHFQLSERLTFDITDRYTRKIIELSQKLGAINRRAKTLNKFLNKVVDGVNDGILAFQEDGEITVFNEVLERMIGITAAHAKGKKLSRVFKNIELNHFLTSEQDEDLEYFTLRQQNVMVYRFRLEAEGVIVATFKDMEETIEMEKVRKRELQRRGYIAKYTFDSILGNSHLINDTKLIAEKLAISELPVLIYGETGTGKELFSSAMHNDSSRKNSPYLAVNCSALPEDLLESELFGYEEGAFTGAKKGGKKGLFEQADGGTLFLDEIGDISLKLQARLLRVLQEMEIRRIGGNKNIPVDVRIIAATNKDLQALIIKGTLREDLYHRLKVLSLQLPSLRERSEDIPLLIEHFLGMEHSKITTIDRGVLEAMKKAPWKGNIRELKNTLLYMMTVAGHNRLTLQELPRNDHNFTDIEQTNGTYSPSGITMSKSQEYINILTALKGFFGNGERASREKIHSSLQQSPTPLSVQQIRTRLSELQDLGYVSIQRGRIGTEITPAGVNWLNEKRENVLTSR
- a CDS encoding universal stress protein, with protein sequence MYRHILLAYDETDGSKKALDEVSKLMKSSIDSKLTVLHISDEKTANEPRDNFTPTHALADTSPGFDNQYMGNLSVSPDNKVRDEDRHEIKTPSSTHPYLVNAREKLSPLGVDANYIHLSGSEAKRICEYAKEIQADLVVVGSSGKSGMKKWVLGSVSEKVTQDCESSVLVVK
- a CDS encoding helix-turn-helix domain-containing protein is translated as MTKEEIILIISDKLRLVRTEAGYTQDKMATVIGLSKKTLVQIEKGRVMASWTAAVAICALFKDSETLMTSLGGEPLEVIETIAREGIDYRKEKTLGGKIWWKDIKKTDEYILQQNLFSKHYRILDAEDYRIYSSFDEESSRKRLDELTVD
- a CDS encoding deoxyribodipyrimidine photo-lyase, which produces MKDPIIVLIREDLRIHDHPALYAACQEGNVIPLYILDEEAPLGEAKKWWLHRNIETYQHTLQSINGRLWLDKGNVEEVLSQWVKNTNAKAVYWNRIYAPDIYQRDRTMAESLSSQGIQIKTFEGTLLMPPWKIKKDDGTPYKVYSAYYRSLRKEEVPKPLPALKRMEVPHLQDVGMVLNDLDLLPSIPWYHMMESIWDPGEEAKFKRMNSFLTKRLDDYSEGRDFPGMGLHSTLSPYLALGVISVRRIYHTLLDMENKPMAEGSRMVS
- a CDS encoding FAD-binding domain-containing protein translates to MDADLANNSMGWQWVAGSGFDAAPYFRIFNPTLQSEKFDEEGIYIRMWVPELSRLPNRYIHKPSDAPEDVLKKANITLGTDYPYPLVDHKAARNRALAHFEEIK